The genomic window gAGTTTCAGATGTTAATGTATTGCGACCCAATAAATATGTTGATCCAATACAGACCTCGCAGAGAAATGCTCatattcaaaacaattaaattacCATTACCATTAAAGAACCCCGTGGCAAGAGACAACGTAAAGTACAATACCTATTGCGATTAATCAATTTTGGACCAACTACACAAGTTATGAATACTGCATTCAGCTGTATATACCAACTTCCTTATCCAGGTCTCCTAGATGTGCCTATTTGTGCCGTGAACGACAACGGCTACTTCTCTAGTCCAAAGTACTCCCTACAATTCCCTCCAAATGCCTTCAACAACAATAAGATGAGCAAACATGGCAAGGTTCCTGTAAACGCCATCAACGTCAACTCCCAGCTCCACCCTATAAACACAGTGACTGGTCTGCAGTACTTTACCGGTCTACAGAGTTATCCCTGGAGGGAAAAAGCCATCCCTAAAGTCGGCATGGGTGAGTAGTAACATCACTaccatttataaatattaacttaTGATTTCTTCAATGTCCATGTACTATTTAAATATTAACTGACTAAAATAAAGTTTACGTTCAGTTAGTTTGCAACGTACATAACTGGTTTAGCTATCGTAATAAATCTTTTCGATCATTCTTAGAAtgtatacattctgtatatTGAGTTTTCAAATACAATTTGCGAAGACATACAATATCGTATTGTGTACTTATACCTTTGGCGTTCATATCAGGAGTCTacacaattatataaataaccGTTATATCGTTGTTTACAACAAACGACGAAATAGGTCTGATAGTCCTATAAAGAATAAGGGAAATTATCAGCTATCCGTttaatagaaaacaaacatattCCGAGCCAGGCTGATTAATTAAAAGAAAGCCTCCTTAATTTCCCGATGTCTTGAGCAGTGTATTGTCATGCTACTATTTTGCAGGTTATTTCGATATTTCAAGTTATCAATAACCCTAGTTACGCCTTTGACGAACTGATTGTGGGGTTTTATTGATGTCTTTATCATTAAACAATTTTAGCTGTTGAGGCTTTATTTCCTAATGATACTTTCCCTGTCTACTTTTTAATTAGAGAAGGTGACCCCGCGAACTGACGTTAGGGGTAATGTCAGGTCAATCGGGTCGCTTAGGTACTCGTACAGCTACAATCATTTGTTGAGGTGATGCATTCAAGGTCGGTATGGAAATCAATCACGTGCTTTTAGTGCGCAGACAATCACATCAACGTAGTTCAGCTTGGAGGTTTGAAAACACGTGATCATTTCACAAAATTCCGGAATGTGGCCACAAAAGATTAACGTTTTGTTGTGAAATGTGTAGACTGACATTTAGAGACATTTGTGAGTCAAAATGACGAATAATAATTTACCCTAGAAGTGCATCAGAGTTATCCTTCTTACCACGACGTGATATTAATACTTCCGCCATAGCTAGCACATGCCGAGTGTGAATTGTGTTTCTTGCGAAGATGATGCATATTTAAATTTGgacatttgaaaacaaatatgatagaCTGAATTCAAGAGTTTTTTGCTGATATTTCAAGTAACATAGCAAACTTAATTACATTAGAATCGTTTTCTATCaataatgaaaatgtgtattggCATGCTTTGACAATGAGTATTTTCGTCAGTTTTAATCGGTCTAGTTAGCTAATCTGActtttttgtattgatattgcGAAATGTACATGTTCGAAATAACTGACAATCAACTCTAGTTAATGTAgcttattgttttgtttgtaaataaactttgattttattgttttactcATGTTTTATTATTCTTTGATCTTAGAAGGATTACCTATTGAACTTCAGTCAAAAGAGAACTTGATGAAATTGGTCGCTATCCTCTATAgcagaaataaataatttacatctCTACAAGAATAAGTTATAATCCTTTCTATTGGAATAAATTATTAACCTTTCCATTAGAATAAGTTGTTTACCTTTCAAACAGAACAAGTTGTTAACCTTTCCATCAGAATAAGTTCTTAACTGTCTATTCAATAATACATGAACACAATTAGATAGTTCATAAAATATCAAGTGTTTGtttatgaaaaagaaataaaatatacttTTGTATTTACAATCTATTTAGCGATTTTTCTGTGCCAGTTAGTCAGAAATgttacataataaaatattataacaatattttaccGATATACTATTTTCTGTTTCACCTCAGTTCCTGTTACGGAGGCATGGAGAGATGAGCTCCAGCAGCTGACACGAATCCTGATGGGGGAAGACCAACAGAAACCCCAGGCACCCGTGGCCCCGAGGGAACCCGAACGGCCCAGGACACTATACTCTGCAGAAACTGGTCGACTTATACCTCCCCCTTCCCGTGCTATGTCGCGCGGGGCTTCCCGACGTGCATCTCGACAGGGTGCGCGTGAACCTTTGTTACGACACATAGCAGCTGAACCAGATATGGAAAGCATGGTTAGCATATGGGCTCTACAACAGAACAAGATATTAATCAGCAAATACTGAAAGCAATGTTgaaataatgaaacaaattagTTCGTATACTTGGATGCATGTGTGCTATATTATTAAGGTCATCTGTATTTTGACCACATCTAATCTTCGTTGACCTCGTGCTCTAGATTAAGTAACTTTTATTTAAAATCCCCTCGCTATGTACGGAAGCTTTGATGGCCAGATATCTGTCTTTAGAGATTGTACCACTTTGGGGTAAATTTTACATTGTACTTTGCCTTATGTTCAGGTATTGTCCATGCTGTGTCAAATCCTCCAAACTGAGGACATCAATGCTGTCCAGGCTTGGCTGTGCTCGGCGGGAGAGCGTGGTAAGTGATAACAGCACAATTACTGCTATTGTCTTATGATCTTAATCATAATGTGGGCTGGATTCGGCTAAAAGAAGCATTTGAACACACTGTGACATCATTATGGGCTTACGACAATTAATCATCATGCATTCTCCTCCTAAAAACAAAATAGTTACGTTAGACCATTAGGTGTATTTTAACAGATACGAATGCTCATACTTATTTGTTCTATGTTGTATTGTTACCAATTAGCGATTGACAAGTTCTTTTTTACATCACTAATTGAACAGAAAGGAAGGGTACCGAGCTGTAGCCATCtgttatatgatattattttttacaaaatcaaatatatcatctGACTATCTAATGCACgttaacaatacatataaaaacTCTTGATTGATATTTCTACAAAGGTAATGATTCAAGTGTGAATTTTTAAACAAAGACGAATATTTCTTACGTCGATTTatgattctgaaaaaaaagaggaaaaaagCAAATGGAATTCTACAAAAACACCTACACtttataatttttgaaaatgataagtATTTCTATAAAGACATTTGTATAACTGAATTGTATGGGTATTTTTATAAAGACAGTTCTATAACAacattgtgtatgtgtttttttataaaGACAGTTCTATAACaccattgtatatgtatttgtataaagACAGTATGATTATTTCTACAATGAATGCAGTAAGACTAGTTTAATGTAGTTCTATTTACAAGGACAATTACAGTTTGTTTGAAGAAGACGATCAGATGGTATTggaaccattttttttttttttttttttcagaaaagaCGATGGTGATGGACATGATCAAAGCAGCTATGGGATCTCGTGAAACTTATTACAAACATGATTTCAACCCGGAGTTCTCGGAGGAGCAAAGAACCATCCTTCCTCCTATCGGCGAGGGTCAGAAACAGACGATGCCAGGTGATATGGAAAAGACAATAGACAGGTGTGTAACACTACCAATACTGTTAAAATTAAAGTTCTCATTTAATACCTCAccttaacaatattttataaaattatccCAAAACGTTAAGATTTCAATAATCACCAAAAAGAACATCAGAAACGCTTATATTGGtcttataaatattaatacacGTTCATTCGAAAACGTTCTTGTTAGCAAGCTAAATCAGTGTTAAAAGCAATGCATTACAGTACCATTTACCATTGTGTGAGTCATGTGACCTTATTACGCTATAAGTATCCTATATATGGCATTGTTGTGTTGCAAGTATGTCACTGTTGTCATGCACTCGCTTGTACCTTGTAAAACAGGCTCATTCTGGAAGATCATGGAGTCCCAGGGGAGCCCCAGATGGAATCCTTTATCCCAAAGGCCCCGCCTAAACCCGTTATTGCTGACCAAGACGGTGAGTACTACTTAATACACTTTGGGCAGTATTATCATCGTCtatgttaattatattttaacattagTAAGTAGATATAGATAAATAACAGGTTTTTTGTGGCGTCTCGGTTACTAGTGCTAATCCTCATCTGACAAATGACCAGTAAAGTACGTATTGTGCTAGCTGGTGTGCAATATGATCAAACATGTCGATTCGGGCACAGTAAAAGGATATGAAGACCTAGGTGTCAATAATGTAAAGCCAGGTCGATTCGACCAAACTGAAAGGATATGTAGACCTAGATGTCAAGAATGTACAAACAGGTCGTTTGGACCACGGTAAATGGATATGTAGATCTAGCTGTCTATAGAATTCCAAGTGCTCGTTGCAGCAACATACGATCTCAATTGCCATACGTCAACTGGGCAAAGGTCAATTGTAGGCCTGCTCGTCAGCGAAACGTCAGCGCACACTGTCAACTGGTTTTGCCTTATTTAATCGGGAATTAAGGCAGTTTTAGAGTAGCATTTGcacatatgtatgtgtttctTTGGTGTTAAgattaaatatctaatattataCTTACTCATGCctgaatatatattaatgaattttAAGGAGACGAAGATATCAAGCTCTTCAATATAAAACTGTCATAAAACCATAGCATATTGTCTGGATCGTATAATTGTGTCCTAACTGAATATCAGTTAATGCGGCTTCAATTGACCCCTATTGGCTGTACGATGGTTGTTTATTGTAAGGTAGATATGATGAAAGCCAACGATTGTCTTAATTACTAAATATGGATGGAAATGTGACCTTACTGTGTTCAGACAAAAGTCTTGCTGGTTTTCCAGAGTTTGAGTTCCTCCCTGAAGTTCTAGGGTTCCAGGAGGTAGGAGGTACATGTATACGATGATTTGGCTGCTTACATGTCGCTTATTGTGTTTTCACACAGATGTCAAAACAAGCAGCACCCATACATATGTTCGTGGCTAAGTAACAAACAGCTTTATGGGTAGTCTACCTAAAACACTTAAACTTCAACAGAGTTAGTAATAAACAACAGCTCAATAGGTAGTCTACCTAAAATAATGAAACTTCAATATAATTACTAAAAGAACAGACCAATGGGTAGTCTACCTAAAACAATGAAACTTCAATATAATGAGTAATAAACAACAGCTCTATGGACAGTCTACTTAAAACTAAACAGCAGCTCTATGGGTAGTCTACCTAAAATATTGGAGACAAAAGCAGCCTAAATACAGTAAGTAATGTATTGTAAACGAATATAGAAATTTAACCGATGTCAGCAAGGTTTTACCGCTGTTCTTTCAAATCTTTCAAATTGTTAAAGGACAAACCCATCAGTGGTAGAAAGGTTTCCTTATCTCTatgtagctacatgtatatagatatgtttacAGAATGCATATGTAGTATATCTGTATAGTACACAGAACCCACCAGTATCTAGCAGTAGCTGTATAGAATACAGCGTACAGGGATGTTTGACAGTGACTGTCGTTGTATTCTTTGTACACATATCTCTAGGTACAAATGTAGGTAGGCGGTAAACAATTATAACAAATCAACAGTTAGGTATGGTTTAGTCCATAAACACTTATAAACACACAATGAA from Pecten maximus chromosome 1, xPecMax1.1, whole genome shotgun sequence includes these protein-coding regions:
- the LOC117329772 gene encoding uncharacterized protein LOC117329772 isoform X1 produces the protein MIAETGNVPFILDGRYMVTRNVNVSVAFVRMSQSEVFRPTNGDLIARPGPVDEGFMASVDSFRKLGSRPSTNGGYRFGQLSQNSFFTRHNPHPNRVRHIKGLLDVPICAVNDNGYFSSPKYSLQFPPNAFNNNKMSKHGKVPVNAINVNSQLHPINTVTGLQYFTGLQSYPWREKAIPKVGMVPVTEAWRDELQQLTRILMGEDQQKPQAPVAPREPERPRTLYSAETGRLIPPPSRAMSRGASRRASRQGAREPLLRHIAAEPDMESMVLSMLCQILQTEDINAVQAWLCSAGEREKTMVMDMIKAAMGSRETYYKHDFNPEFSEEQRTILPPIGEGQKQTMPGDMEKTIDRLILEDHGVPGEPQMESFIPKAPPKPVIADQDELSTNIRPPVSEAFKKQFTRPPTNAGRRTPNKTEAPAAPATSFRFTTSAQGKRENAACAADQSKLEAPAEQRVEVTSPNTF
- the LOC117329772 gene encoding protein TBATA-like isoform X2, with protein sequence MSQSEVFRPTNGDLIARPGPVDEGFMASVDSFRKLGSRPSTNGGYRFGQLSQNSFFTRHNPHPNRVRHIKGLLDVPICAVNDNGYFSSPKYSLQFPPNAFNNNKMSKHGKVPVNAINVNSQLHPINTVTGLQYFTGLQSYPWREKAIPKVGMVPVTEAWRDELQQLTRILMGEDQQKPQAPVAPREPERPRTLYSAETGRLIPPPSRAMSRGASRRASRQGAREPLLRHIAAEPDMESMVLSMLCQILQTEDINAVQAWLCSAGEREKTMVMDMIKAAMGSRETYYKHDFNPEFSEEQRTILPPIGEGQKQTMPGDMEKTIDRLILEDHGVPGEPQMESFIPKAPPKPVIADQDELSTNIRPPVSEAFKKQFTRPPTNAGRRTPNKTEAPAAPATSFRFTTSAQGKRENAACAADQSKLEAPAEQRVEVTSPNTF